A genomic window from Winogradskyella sp. J14-2 includes:
- a CDS encoding ABC transporter permease, translating into MNHLLLIIKREYLTKVKNKSFIIMTFLSPLIMIALIAVVAYLSQLNNDKKRTITVLDESGFLEDVFQNTENTTYNSLTDFSLDDAITLVKETEGYGLLHVSKVDALGEVTGNIKFYSEETPSLTLISSIESKIERHLRDMKLQNDGVTLAQIESAKTNIDIAQESFDGQKSSKLDNIIKLAFGGVAGYLLFMFIIIYGNMIMRSVIEEKTSRIIEVIISSVKPIQLMMGKIIGTSLAGVTQFAIWVILGGVLMVVVSTIFGIDVAQASSPQQELMNQAIEAEGAQAMAENLINAIGNLPLVNLVIAFIFFFIGGYLLYSSLYAAIGAAVDNETDTQQFMLPILMPLILAVYVGVFTVIEDPHGTVSTVFSFIPFTSPVVMLMRIPFGVPLWQQGLSLLLLVSTFMLAVWFAAKIYRVGILMYGKKPTYKELFKWLKY; encoded by the coding sequence ATGAATCACTTACTACTTATTATAAAACGCGAATACCTAACCAAGGTAAAAAATAAGTCCTTTATTATTATGACGTTTTTAAGTCCGTTGATTATGATTGCACTTATTGCTGTAGTGGCTTATTTATCGCAATTAAACAACGATAAAAAACGTACCATTACAGTATTGGATGAATCGGGTTTTTTAGAGGACGTTTTTCAGAATACAGAAAATACGACATACAATAGTCTTACGGATTTTAGTTTAGATGATGCAATTACTTTGGTTAAGGAAACTGAGGGTTACGGATTGTTACATGTATCTAAAGTAGATGCTTTGGGAGAGGTTACAGGAAATATTAAATTTTATTCGGAAGAGACACCGTCGTTAACATTAATATCAAGTATAGAAAGTAAGATAGAACGGCATCTGCGCGATATGAAACTTCAGAACGATGGTGTTACACTTGCTCAAATTGAATCGGCCAAAACAAATATAGACATTGCCCAAGAAAGTTTTGATGGACAGAAGAGTTCTAAATTAGATAATATTATAAAACTAGCTTTTGGTGGTGTTGCAGGATATTTATTATTCATGTTCATTATCATTTATGGCAACATGATTATGCGTAGTGTTATTGAAGAAAAAACCAGCAGAATCATTGAGGTTATTATTTCTTCAGTAAAACCAATTCAATTAATGATGGGAAAAATAATTGGAACCTCATTGGCGGGAGTAACGCAGTTTGCTATTTGGGTAATTTTGGGTGGCGTTCTAATGGTTGTAGTTTCGACAATTTTTGGAATAGATGTAGCCCAAGCTTCTTCTCCACAGCAAGAGTTAATGAATCAGGCTATCGAAGCAGAAGGAGCACAAGCAATGGCTGAAAATCTCATTAATGCCATAGGTAATTTACCACTAGTTAATTTAGTCATTGCCTTTATATTCTTTTTTATTGGCGGTTATTTATTATACAGTTCACTTTATGCTGCAATTGGTGCTGCAGTAGATAACGAAACGGACACGCAACAGTTTATGCTACCAATATTAATGCCTTTAATTTTGGCTGTGTATGTTGGTGTATTTACGGTTATTGAAGATCCTCATGGCACAGTGTCAACAGTATTCTCGTTTATTCCTTTTACATCTCCTGTGGTAATGCTAATGCGTATTCCATTTGGTGTACCGCTTTGGCAACAAGGTTTGTCATTGTTGCTACTTGTAAGTACATTTATGTTAGCGGTTTGGTTTGCTGCTAAAATTTACCGTGTCGGTATTTTAATGTACGGCAAAAAACCAACGTATAAAGAACTGTTTAAATGGTTGAAATACTAA
- a CDS encoding DUF4920 domain-containing protein translates to MKKLVIILAMGLAIVSCKNNKEVTENKEEDIKEEIAYASFGMEINDADALSSDRMMEHYKGLKAGDTINAKMTGKINEVCSKKGCWMTLDMGNDKEVMVRFKDYGFFMPLNAEGEVVVNGKAFVEETSVDELRHYAEDAGKSEEEIAAITDPKFEYKFLADGVLLKQ, encoded by the coding sequence ATGAAAAAATTAGTTATAATCTTAGCAATGGGCTTAGCCATTGTGTCTTGTAAAAACAATAAAGAAGTCACTGAAAACAAGGAGGAAGACATAAAAGAAGAGATCGCTTATGCCTCTTTCGGAATGGAAATAAATGATGCAGATGCGTTATCATCAGATCGTATGATGGAACATTATAAAGGCTTAAAAGCAGGTGATACCATCAATGCTAAAATGACAGGAAAAATCAACGAAGTGTGCTCTAAAAAAGGCTGTTGGATGACTTTAGACATGGGTAACGACAAAGAAGTTATGGTACGTTTTAAAGATTACGGTTTCTTTATGCCTTTAAATGCTGAAGGTGAAGTTGTTGTAAACGGAAAAGCCTTTGTTGAAGAAACTTCTGTAGACGAATTAAGACACTACGCAGAAGATGCAGGTAAATCTGAAGAGGAAATTGCTGCCATCACTGACCCTAAATTCGAATACAAGTTCTTAGCTGATGGAGTTCTTCTTAAACAATAA
- a CDS encoding YceI family protein, with product MKTTFLKITALVAFVAFSSCKDKAEEAETKAAEEAAVAEATAVTYRADADNSTIMWKGFKPTGSHEGTINIKEGTVAVNDGAVESGNFIIDMATIAVTDIPKDDEDNANLQGHLSGPDFFDAKSFPTAKFEVTGLEEKDGKTMLSGNLTMKGETNNISFPVKTSIDGDKMTLRSETFTIDRSKWNVKYGSKSFFDDLGDKFINDDIELTVNLVANKA from the coding sequence ATGAAAACAACATTTTTAAAAATTACCGCTTTAGTAGCATTTGTAGCCTTCTCTAGCTGTAAAGACAAAGCTGAAGAAGCAGAAACAAAAGCCGCTGAAGAAGCTGCTGTGGCAGAAGCTACTGCTGTAACTTACAGAGCAGATGCTGATAACTCTACTATTATGTGGAAAGGTTTTAAACCTACAGGATCGCACGAAGGAACAATTAATATAAAAGAAGGTACTGTTGCCGTAAACGATGGTGCTGTAGAAAGTGGAAACTTTATTATAGACATGGCAACTATCGCTGTAACGGATATTCCTAAAGATGATGAAGACAATGCAAACTTGCAAGGCCACCTATCTGGCCCTGATTTCTTTGATGCAAAAAGTTTTCCGACTGCAAAGTTTGAAGTTACTGGTTTAGAAGAGAAAGATGGCAAAACTATGTTATCTGGTAACTTAACGATGAAAGGTGAAACAAATAACATTAGTTTCCCAGTTAAAACATCTATTGATGGTGACAAGATGACTTTAAGAAGTGAGACTTTTACTATTGACCGTTCTAAGTGGAACGTAAAGTATGGTTCTAAATCGTTTTTTGATGACTTAGGTGATAAGTTTATCAATGATGACATAGAGTTGACTGTAAATCTTGTAGCCAATAAGGCTTAA
- the dnaJ gene encoding molecular chaperone DnaJ translates to MKEDYYDILGVSKGASDAEIKKAYRKMALKYHPDKNPDDKEAEEKFKKAAEAYEVLSNPDKKARYDQFGHQAFEGGGGFGGGGMNMDDIFSQFGDIFGGAFGGGGFSGFGGGGRQRVVKGSNLRIRVKLSLEEVANGVDKKIKVKRKVQASGTTYKTCATCNGSGQVTRVTNTILGRMQTATTCQTCGGAGQIIDKKPSDADAQGLKVLEETVSVKIPAGVVDGMQLKVTGKGNDAPGNGIAGDLLVVISEEDHPTLKREGDNLHYDMYVSLPDAVLGTSKEIDTVTGKVRIKIEAGVQSGKILRLRGKGIPSINGYGKGDLLVHVNVWTPKTLNKKQKEFFENMRDDEHFEPKPESSDKSFFEKVKDMFS, encoded by the coding sequence ATGAAAGAAGATTATTACGACATATTAGGAGTAAGTAAAGGTGCTTCTGACGCAGAGATAAAAAAGGCCTATCGTAAGATGGCTTTAAAGTATCATCCTGATAAAAATCCAGATGATAAAGAGGCTGAGGAAAAATTTAAGAAAGCAGCCGAAGCTTACGAGGTTTTAAGTAATCCAGACAAAAAAGCACGTTACGACCAATTTGGTCATCAAGCCTTTGAAGGTGGAGGTGGCTTTGGTGGAGGTGGCATGAATATGGATGACATCTTTAGCCAATTTGGTGATATTTTTGGCGGTGCTTTTGGCGGAGGCGGATTTAGTGGCTTCGGTGGAGGCGGTAGACAGCGTGTAGTAAAAGGGAGTAACCTTAGAATACGTGTAAAGCTATCCTTAGAAGAAGTAGCTAATGGTGTTGATAAGAAAATAAAAGTAAAACGAAAAGTTCAGGCGTCTGGTACAACCTATAAAACTTGTGCTACATGTAATGGATCAGGTCAGGTAACCCGAGTTACGAATACCATTTTGGGTAGAATGCAAACAGCCACAACTTGCCAAACTTGTGGTGGCGCAGGTCAGATTATAGATAAAAAACCTTCGGATGCAGATGCTCAAGGCCTAAAAGTATTAGAAGAAACCGTTTCTGTAAAAATACCTGCAGGTGTTGTTGATGGCATGCAACTTAAAGTAACCGGAAAAGGTAACGATGCACCAGGAAATGGCATTGCAGGAGATTTATTGGTGGTAATCTCTGAAGAAGATCATCCAACATTAAAACGTGAAGGTGACAACTTACACTACGACATGTATGTAAGTTTGCCAGATGCGGTTCTAGGTACTTCTAAAGAAATTGACACGGTTACAGGTAAAGTAAGAATTAAGATTGAAGCTGGTGTGCAATCTGGAAAAATATTAAGACTTAGAGGCAAAGGCATACCGAGCATTAATGGCTATGGTAAAGGAGATTTACTAGTACACGTAAATGTTTGGACACCAAAGACTTTAAATAAAAAACAGAAAGAATTCTTCGAAAATATGAGAGATGACGAGCATTTTGAGCCAAAACCAGAAAGCTCAGACAAATCTTTTTTTGAAAAGGTTAAAGATATGTTTTCTTAA
- a CDS encoding branched-chain amino acid aminotransferase, whose translation MVETNPNEIVVVKSENSKISSVDFDNLTFGRVFTDHMFVCDFEDGQWQTPKIMPYQPMTIEPSARVFHYGQAVFEGMKAYKDEDGKIFLFRPDQNFHRINKSASRLAIPEFPENYFFNGLETLLKMESDWIKPGLGNSLYVRPFVIATEPAISASPAATYRFMIICSPAKAYYNKPVRVLFAEKYSRSADGGVGFAKAAGNYAAQFYPTGLAQKKGFDQIIWTDASTHKYLEEAGTMNIFFRVGDKLITAPTSDRILDGVTRKSVIQLAEDLGIECEVRPVSVEEIKEAAVNGSLKEIFGAGTAAVISPVSAFEHAEDIFEIPQLEDSYAALFKKTLTSIQHNLSEDKHDWKHEVK comes from the coding sequence ATGGTAGAAACTAACCCTAACGAAATCGTTGTAGTAAAGTCAGAAAATTCTAAAATCAGTAGTGTTGATTTTGATAATTTAACATTTGGACGTGTATTTACAGATCACATGTTTGTTTGCGATTTTGAAGATGGTCAATGGCAAACTCCAAAGATTATGCCTTACCAACCAATGACGATAGAACCTTCTGCTCGTGTGTTTCATTATGGGCAAGCCGTTTTTGAAGGTATGAAAGCTTATAAAGATGAAGATGGTAAAATATTTTTGTTTAGACCTGATCAAAATTTCCATAGAATAAATAAATCTGCTTCCAGACTCGCTATACCTGAATTTCCAGAAAATTACTTCTTTAACGGTTTAGAAACCTTATTGAAAATGGAAAGCGACTGGATAAAACCAGGATTAGGCAACTCATTATATGTTAGACCTTTTGTCATTGCTACTGAGCCAGCTATTTCGGCTTCACCCGCAGCAACGTATCGTTTTATGATTATTTGTTCGCCAGCAAAGGCTTATTACAACAAACCTGTTCGGGTTTTGTTTGCTGAAAAATATAGTAGATCCGCAGATGGTGGTGTAGGATTTGCAAAAGCAGCCGGTAACTATGCTGCTCAATTCTACCCAACTGGTTTGGCTCAGAAAAAAGGGTTTGATCAAATTATTTGGACTGATGCTTCTACTCATAAGTATTTAGAAGAAGCTGGTACGATGAATATATTCTTTAGAGTTGGTGATAAATTGATTACAGCACCTACTAGTGACAGAATTTTGGATGGTGTAACGAGAAAAAGCGTCATACAACTTGCTGAGGATTTAGGCATTGAATGTGAAGTAAGACCTGTAAGTGTTGAGGAAATTAAAGAAGCCGCTGTAAATGGAAGCCTAAAAGAAATATTTGGTGCTGGTACTGCGGCAGTTATAAGTCCTGTTTCTGCATTTGAGCATGCTGAGGATATTTTTGAAATTCCACAGTTAGAAGATTCATATGCTGCGCTATTTAAAAAGACACTCACAAGCATTCAACATAATTTATCGGAAGATAAACATGATTGGAAACACGAAGTAAAATAA
- a CDS encoding TIGR01777 family oxidoreductase has product MTVLITGATGLIGQEIVKQCHAQDISVHFLTTSKSKLTTQTNYKGFYWNPSTNEIDHNCFKGVSAIINLVGASISKRWTDSYKKEILESRTKTAQLLQDSIKAHNYQIDYVVSASAIGIYPTSLTNYYEEDATQISDTFLGDVVEQWEAAVDGFKTLGCKLAKIRIGLVLAKDGGALPEIVKPIKFGAGAAFGDGKQWQSWIHVQDLASIFMYVLQNQLEGIYNGVAPNAVTNKELTKAAASVLQRPLILPNIPKFAMKLALGEMHILLFESQRVSSQKIENKGFNFTYANLRPALEDLLV; this is encoded by the coding sequence ATGACAGTCTTAATAACAGGAGCAACAGGATTAATAGGGCAAGAGATTGTAAAACAATGTCACGCCCAAGACATTTCTGTTCATTTTTTAACAACTTCAAAATCCAAGTTAACTACTCAGACAAACTACAAAGGCTTTTATTGGAATCCTAGTACCAATGAGATAGACCACAACTGTTTTAAAGGTGTATCTGCAATTATCAATTTGGTAGGAGCGAGTATCTCTAAACGATGGACAGACAGCTACAAAAAAGAAATCCTAGAAAGCCGTACTAAAACAGCACAGTTACTGCAAGACTCCATAAAAGCACATAATTACCAGATAGATTACGTGGTTTCTGCAAGTGCCATTGGTATTTACCCAACAAGTTTAACCAACTATTATGAGGAAGATGCCACACAAATCTCTGACACGTTTTTAGGCGACGTGGTAGAGCAGTGGGAAGCGGCTGTAGATGGGTTTAAAACTTTAGGTTGTAAACTTGCAAAAATCCGAATAGGTTTGGTATTAGCCAAAGATGGTGGTGCTTTACCAGAAATTGTAAAACCCATTAAGTTTGGTGCTGGTGCTGCTTTTGGAGATGGCAAACAATGGCAAAGCTGGATACACGTACAAGACCTTGCCAGTATTTTTATGTACGTATTGCAAAACCAATTAGAAGGCATTTACAATGGTGTAGCACCCAATGCCGTAACCAATAAAGAACTCACTAAAGCAGCAGCAAGCGTATTGCAACGTCCTTTAATATTACCAAATATTCCAAAATTTGCAATGAAATTAGCACTTGGTGAAATGCATATTCTCTTATTTGAAAGCCAACGCGTTAGCTCACAAAAAATAGAAAACAAAGGGTTTAATTTTACGTATGCTAATCTCAGACCAGCTTTAGAGGATTTGTTGGTTTGA
- the mnmD gene encoding tRNA (5-methylaminomethyl-2-thiouridine)(34)-methyltransferase MnmD, translated as MKRKIITTSDGSKTIQIEDWNEQYHSIHGAIQEANHVFIKHGLLFYFQSCNPELDSESHPINILEIGFGTGLNAFLTFLKAEELQQSINYVGAEAYPVKNEEIQQLNYVELISKQHETEFEKMHTIPWEEQHNISLTFKLEKQEKFFKDITDENRFDIIYFDAFGARVQPELWTEDIFKIMYKALKDNGVLVTYSAKGSVRRAMQAVGFTVERLPGPPGKREMLRARKHWMK; from the coding sequence TTGAAGCGAAAAATAATAACCACGTCAGATGGTTCTAAAACCATTCAGATAGAAGATTGGAATGAGCAATACCATTCCATTCATGGTGCTATACAAGAAGCAAACCATGTGTTTATAAAACATGGTTTGCTTTTTTATTTTCAATCTTGTAATCCTGAACTTGATTCAGAATCTCACCCAATCAACATTTTAGAAATAGGCTTTGGTACAGGTCTCAATGCCTTTCTAACCTTTTTAAAAGCTGAAGAACTTCAGCAATCCATAAACTATGTTGGAGCTGAAGCCTATCCTGTAAAAAATGAAGAAATCCAACAACTGAATTATGTTGAATTAATTTCTAAACAGCATGAAACTGAATTTGAAAAAATGCATACGATTCCTTGGGAAGAGCAACACAATATAAGTCTAACTTTCAAGCTCGAAAAGCAAGAAAAATTCTTCAAGGATATCACTGATGAAAACAGGTTCGACATCATTTATTTTGATGCCTTTGGTGCACGCGTACAACCAGAACTTTGGACGGAAGACATCTTTAAGATTATGTATAAAGCCTTAAAAGACAATGGTGTTTTGGTTACTTATTCGGCCAAAGGAAGCGTAAGACGTGCTATGCAAGCAGTTGGTTTTACAGTTGAGCGACTTCCTGGTCCACCTGGTAAGAGGGAAATGTTACGAGCGCGTAAGCATTGGATGAAGTAA
- a CDS encoding nucleoside triphosphate pyrophosphohydrolase family protein has protein sequence MQDKINAVKAFHTAFKIGHRETPKADLGIEKNMLRYKLMREENEEYLEAANDNDLVEVADALGDMLYILCGTIIEHGLQYKIEEVFEEIQRSNMSKLGEDGEPIYREDGKVLKGPNYFKPNIKEILES, from the coding sequence ATGCAAGATAAAATTAATGCCGTAAAAGCATTTCATACCGCTTTTAAAATAGGACACAGAGAAACACCGAAAGCTGATTTAGGAATAGAAAAGAACATGCTGCGCTATAAGCTTATGCGCGAAGAAAACGAAGAATATCTCGAAGCTGCTAATGATAATGATTTGGTAGAAGTTGCAGATGCGCTAGGCGATATGCTTTATATTCTTTGTGGTACAATTATAGAGCATGGACTACAGTATAAGATAGAAGAAGTTTTTGAAGAAATTCAACGTAGTAACATGAGTAAACTAGGTGAGGATGGAGAGCCAATTTATAGAGAAGATGGTAAAGTTCTTAAGGGACCTAATTACTTTAAACCAAATATTAAAGAGATTTTGGAGTCGTAA
- a CDS encoding RNA polymerase sigma factor: MQNDNFLIQQLKDKDELALSLLYDKYAGAIYSVIVKMVRDEGKAQNLLQDTFMTVWDKAESYDASKGRFYTWIFRIARNKTLNFLRKVEPLIQTDDFSVYDNKEEAISIDAKYLELNGAITTLEQHHKEAIELVYFKGLTHKEAHQQMNVPLGTFKSYVRQALKQLRKAYTKTLSVLLLILNAL; this comes from the coding sequence ATGCAGAACGATAACTTTCTTATTCAACAACTCAAAGACAAGGATGAGCTTGCGTTATCGTTACTCTACGACAAATATGCTGGCGCTATATACAGTGTTATTGTAAAAATGGTACGCGACGAAGGCAAAGCCCAAAATTTACTCCAAGATACTTTTATGACCGTTTGGGATAAAGCCGAAAGCTACGATGCTAGCAAAGGCCGTTTTTATACTTGGATATTTAGAATAGCCAGGAACAAAACGTTAAATTTTCTCAGAAAAGTAGAACCACTCATCCAAACCGATGATTTTAGTGTATATGATAATAAAGAAGAAGCTATTAGTATAGACGCTAAGTATTTAGAACTTAATGGTGCTATAACCACGTTAGAGCAACACCATAAAGAAGCTATAGAGCTGGTATATTTTAAAGGCTTAACGCATAAGGAAGCACACCAGCAAATGAATGTGCCACTTGGCACGTTTAAATCTTATGTGCGCCAAGCTTTAAAGCAATTACGAAAAGCCTATACCAAAACCCTAAGTGTACTTTTACTAATACTAAATGCGCTGTGA
- a CDS encoding anti-sigma factor: MMDKKTILDNGLLEQYLLGELNAQEYEQIEQVLASDTELKTYCDAIEKDFETLGLENAIEPPKGIKYQLIQDIREAKDTKNNKSNTNLKYYLGIAASIAALLMFGNFWMYNELNEIKDLLQTVETEKTELNDKLNNLNNQIDKEIALLSTIAHPDTEQYVLTGNTLMPDGKVVSYVNHSTKSVVINTERLPKLDAKHDYQMWADVEGEMINMGVITKDQNLMAMNYIDYAESLNITIEPAGGNDHPTVERLVTNVYLD; the protein is encoded by the coding sequence ATGATGGATAAGAAAACGATATTAGATAACGGACTATTAGAGCAATACCTGCTTGGTGAACTCAATGCGCAAGAGTACGAACAGATTGAGCAAGTTTTAGCATCTGATACCGAACTAAAAACATATTGTGATGCTATAGAAAAAGACTTTGAAACCCTTGGTTTAGAAAATGCCATTGAGCCACCAAAAGGCATTAAATACCAATTAATACAAGATATTAGAGAAGCCAAAGACACTAAAAACAATAAGAGTAACACTAATCTTAAATATTATTTAGGTATTGCAGCCAGTATAGCGGCATTATTAATGTTTGGAAACTTTTGGATGTATAACGAGTTAAACGAGATAAAAGACCTGTTACAAACGGTTGAAACCGAAAAAACCGAATTAAACGATAAGCTCAACAACCTCAACAACCAAATAGATAAGGAAATTGCGCTCCTTAGTACCATAGCACATCCTGATACTGAACAGTACGTATTAACAGGCAACACCTTAATGCCAGATGGTAAAGTGGTAAGCTACGTAAACCATAGCACTAAATCTGTGGTAATTAACACAGAGCGCTTACCAAAATTAGATGCTAAACACGACTACCAAATGTGGGCAGACGTAGAAGGCGAAATGATAAACATGGGAGTGATTACCAAAGACCAAAACCTTATGGCAATGAACTATATAGACTATGCCGAATCCCTAAACATTACCATTGAACCTGCTGGTGGTAATGATCACCCAACCGTTGAGCGGTTGGTGACTAATGTGTATTTAGATTAA
- a CDS encoding ABC transporter ATP-binding protein, with the protein MNDLLVADSVSKSFGNFKALNEVSIAVPKGSIFGLLGPNGAGKTTLIRIINQITMPDEGEVQLDGQPLKPEHIRDIGYLPEERGLYKSMKVGEQALYLAQLKGMSKSEAKNRLKYWFDKLEIGDWWNKKIQELSKGQAQKIQFVVTVLHRPKLLIFDEPFSGFDPINANLIKDEILQLRDEGATVIFSTHRMESVEELCDHIALIHKSNKILDGKLNDIKRQFKTNTFEVGLQSNNSEAVIADIKNKFEVLPATFKNLNDDIKLNVKIGASTSSNDLLSFLASKAEVHHFVEVIPSANDIFIQTVQNN; encoded by the coding sequence ATGAACGATTTATTAGTTGCTGATTCCGTATCTAAAAGCTTCGGAAATTTTAAAGCACTAAATGAAGTCTCAATCGCTGTTCCTAAAGGCAGTATTTTTGGATTGCTTGGCCCTAACGGAGCCGGAAAAACCACTCTAATTCGTATTATTAACCAAATAACAATGCCAGATGAAGGTGAAGTGCAATTAGATGGACAGCCTTTAAAGCCAGAGCACATAAGGGATATTGGTTATCTGCCAGAAGAGCGTGGATTGTACAAATCCATGAAAGTTGGAGAGCAAGCTTTATACTTAGCGCAGTTAAAAGGCATGTCTAAGTCCGAAGCCAAAAACCGCCTAAAATACTGGTTTGATAAGTTAGAAATTGGAGATTGGTGGAACAAAAAAATCCAAGAATTAAGTAAAGGCCAAGCACAAAAAATACAATTTGTAGTTACGGTTTTGCACAGACCAAAGCTTTTGATTTTTGATGAACCTTTTTCAGGATTCGATCCTATAAATGCCAACCTAATAAAAGATGAAATCCTTCAGTTAAGAGACGAAGGAGCAACTGTTATTTTTTCAACACATCGCATGGAATCTGTTGAGGAACTCTGTGATCATATTGCGCTCATTCACAAATCGAATAAAATTTTAGATGGTAAGCTCAACGATATTAAACGTCAGTTTAAAACAAATACTTTCGAAGTCGGTCTACAATCAAACAATAGTGAAGCGGTTATTGCAGATATAAAAAATAAGTTTGAAGTGTTGCCAGCAACCTTTAAGAATTTGAATGACGATATAAAGCTCAATGTTAAAATTGGTGCGTCAACGTCCTCAAACGATTTATTATCATTTTTAGCTTCAAAGGCAGAAGTACATCACTTTGTAGAAGTGATTCCATCAGCAAATGATATTTTTATTCAAACCGTACAAAATAACTAA
- a CDS encoding fasciclin domain-containing protein, whose amino-acid sequence MKKLVFVLMTTVALTFSQKTIAQETIVDAAVGNENFSTLVTALKAAELVEALQGDGPFTVFAPTNDAFAKIDKETLGNLLKPENKETLTKILTYHVVPGKLMASDVVAALKKGNGSVEVKTLAGEILTVMQKDGKIWLKDQNGNYSEITATDVKGSNGVIHVIDTVVMP is encoded by the coding sequence ATGAAAAAGTTAGTATTTGTTTTAATGACAACTGTAGCCTTAACATTCTCACAAAAGACTATAGCGCAAGAAACCATTGTAGACGCAGCCGTTGGCAATGAGAATTTTTCAACTTTAGTTACAGCTTTAAAAGCAGCAGAATTAGTTGAAGCCTTACAAGGCGATGGTCCTTTCACCGTATTTGCACCAACCAATGATGCTTTTGCAAAAATCGACAAAGAAACTTTAGGCAACTTATTAAAACCAGAAAACAAAGAGACTTTAACTAAGATTTTAACCTACCATGTTGTACCAGGGAAATTAATGGCTAGTGATGTTGTAGCTGCTCTAAAGAAAGGCAACGGGTCAGTGGAGGTAAAGACATTAGCAGGAGAGATCTTAACTGTAATGCAAAAAGATGGGAAAATCTGGTTGAAAGACCAAAATGGTAATTATAGTGAGATTACTGCGACAGATGTAAAAGGTAGCAATGGTGTAATACACGTCATTGATACTGTAGTAATGCCGTAA
- a CDS encoding nucleotide exchange factor GrpE → MSKKDKNKEVEEPQIDDTVTATAEQEQKEEKTAEEQLQNQLAAEKDKFMRLFAEFENYKKRTNKERVELFKTASEGVMLSMLPVLDDFERALMHIEEDKEAEELRKGVLLIYNKLLNTLEQKGLSKIEVNKGDAFNADDHEAVTQIPAPSDDLKGKIIDVVERGYKLGDKVIRFPKVVIGQA, encoded by the coding sequence ATGAGTAAAAAAGATAAAAATAAAGAGGTTGAAGAGCCACAAATAGACGATACTGTAACAGCAACTGCAGAACAAGAGCAAAAGGAAGAAAAAACTGCTGAAGAACAATTACAAAACCAACTAGCAGCTGAGAAAGATAAATTTATGCGTTTGTTTGCTGAGTTCGAAAATTACAAGAAAAGAACCAACAAAGAGCGTGTAGAATTATTTAAGACGGCTAGTGAAGGTGTAATGTTATCTATGTTACCAGTTTTAGACGATTTTGAGCGTGCCTTAATGCATATTGAAGAAGATAAAGAAGCCGAAGAGTTGCGCAAAGGCGTACTTTTAATTTATAACAAATTATTAAATACCTTAGAGCAAAAAGGCTTATCTAAAATTGAAGTTAACAAAGGTGACGCCTTCAATGCAGACGATCATGAAGCGGTAACTCAGATACCAGCTCCAAGCGATGATTTAAAAGGTAAAATCATCGATGTTGTAGAGCGTGGTTATAAGCTTGGTGACAAAGTTATTCGATTCCCAAAAGTGGTTATCGGACAGGCTTAG